Genomic window (Saccharothrix australiensis):
TAGAGGTCGACGGCCGCCGCGAAGTGGCGCACCGCGTCCTCGTGCGCACCGGTCCGGTGGTCGATGAAGCCGAGGCTGTCGAGGGTGTCGGCCTCGCCCTCGCGGTCGCCGTGCGCGCGTTGCAGGGTCAGCGCCGCCCGGCAGTGCTCACGGGCGAAGTCGTGGCGGCCCAGCTGCGCCGCGCACCAGCCGACGGCGTTGAGCGTGTCCGCCTGCCACGCCGGGTTGCCCAGGGTGCGGTGGATCTCCAGGGCGCGCATGGCGTGCTCCAGGGCGCGTTCGTGGTCGTCCGCCTGCACCCACGACCAGGTCAGCGCGTGGTGGGTGTGCGCCTGGTCGGCGCGCGCGCCCGTCTCCTCCGCCAACGCCAGCGCCTGGTACAGGTGGCGCATCGCCTCCTCCGGCCGGTCGACGTCGGCACTGGCCCGGCCCAGCATGCGGTGCGCCAGGAGCTGCGCGGCCGGGTCGCCCAGGCGCTGTGCCGCCGCCAGCCCGGCCCGCCACAGCGCCCACTGGTCGTGCCGGTTGCCGCGGCGGAAGTGGTAGGTGTTCATCGCCCACGCCAGTTGCCACACCACCCGGTGCCGACCGCCGGCCGCGGCGGCGTCGACGGTCGCGAGCAGGTTCGCGTGCTCGGCGTCGAACCAGGCCAGCGCCGCCGCGTCGTCCGCGAGCGGCTGCGGCCGGCTGCCCGGTTCCGGTGGGTCGAGGTCGATCGGCGTCACGTAGGGGTGCAGCAGCAGGTTCCCGGCGTGCGCGGTGCGCAGGTAGAAGTCCGCCAGGCGGCGCAGCGCGGCGTCGACGTCGTGCCCGGCGGCCCGGTCGGCGGCGAACCGGCGGATCAGGTCGTGCATCCGGTACCGCCCCGCGCCGTCCCGCGCGACCAGCGACGCCTGCTCCAGCCCGCGCAGCAGCGCCCGCGTCCGGGCGCTCGGCAGGCCAGCGAGGCTCGCGGCGGCGGGCAGGCCGATGTCCGGTCCGGGCGCGGCGCCCAGCAGGGCGAACAGCCGCGCCTGGTCGGCGGTCAGCGCGCGGTACGACCAGGAGAACACGGCGGGCAGGCTCGCCGCCGGGTCGTCGTCGTCCAGCGCGCCGAGGCCGGACTCGCGCAGGTCCGCGACCAGCTCCGCGAGCGGCAGCCCGGCGACGGCGTGCGCGGCGACGATGCCCAGCGCCAGCGGGAACCCGCCGCACAGCCCGATCAGCTCGGCCACCGCGGCGGGTTCGGCGGCCACGCGGTCCGCGCCCAGGCGGTCCGCGAGCAGCGCCCGCGCCTCCGCGTCGGTGAGCACGTCCAGCGGCAGGTGGTGCGCCGAGTGGCCGGCGATCAGGCCGGTCAACCGGTTGCGGCTGGTCACCAGCACGGTGCAGCTGGCGCCGCCCGGCAGCAGGTCGGCGACCTGTGCGGTGTCCGCGGCGTTGTCCAGCACGATCAGCACCCGCTTGTCCGCCACCAGGCTGCGGAACAGGGCGGCCCGCGCGTGCGGGTCGACGGGCACCCTGGCCCGGTCCGCGCCGAGGGCGTCGAGGAAGCCGCGCAGCACCGCCTCGGTGGCGAGCGGCGCGCCGTCCGGGCTGAACCCGCGCAGGTCGGCGAACAGCTGCCCGTCCGGGAACCGGTCGAGGTGGCGGTGCGCCCAGTGCAACGCCAGCCACGTCTTCCCGATGCCGCCCGCGCCCGCGATCGCGGAGATCACCACCGTGCCGCCCGCCTGGTCGAGCGCGGCGTCGAGCCGGTCCAGCTCGTCGCGCCTGCCCACGAACGGCGCGGGCGGCGCGGGCAGCCCGCGCGGCACGGCGGCGGACGCCCGCGCGACGCCGCTCAGCGCCGGGTCGCCGGCCAGCACCCGCCGGTGCAGCTCCCGCAGCGCCGCGCCGGGCTCCACGCCCAGCTCGGCCACCAGCCGGGCGTGCACCCGCCGGTAGTGCTCCAGGGCGTCGGCGGCCCGACCGCCCCGGTACAGCGCGAGCATGTACTGCGCGGCCACCCGCTCGTCCAACGGGTGCTCGGCGGCACGGGCCGACAGCTCAGCCACCAGCCCCTCGCCCCGGCCCAGGCGCAGCAGCGCGTCGGTCAGCTCGCACTCGGCGCGCAACCGCTCCTGCCGCAACCGGTCGCGCTCGGCGGACGCCCAGTCGCCCTCCAGCCCGCCCAGCGGTTCGCCGCGCCACAGCTCCAGCGCCTCGGACAGCACCGCCGCGGTCCGCTCGTCACCACCGCCGGCGGCCCGCGCGCACAGCCTGCGGAACCGGTGCAGGTCCACCACGTCCTCGTCGGCGACCAGCGCGTACCCGCCCGCGCGCCGCTCCACGCGGACCTCCGCCGTGAGCTGCCGCAACCGGGACACGTAGCTGGACAGCGTGGCCCGCGCCCGCCGGGGCTGGTCCGCGCCCCAGACGCGCTCGGCCAGCCGGTCCGCGGACACGGCGCGGTTGAGGTCGACCGCCAGCGCGGCCAGCACGCACCGCTGCTTCGCCGGCCCCAGCTCGACGCGCTGCCCGCGCACGTGCGCCGTGACCTCGCCCAACAGGGCGATCCGAACCCCCATCACCACTCCCGGCCGCCGAGTGCCTCCGCCCGGACACCACCGGCCGCGCTGTCCCGCGCGACCGGCCGTGCCCGATCGCGCGCCCCAGGCTATGAAACCACCGAACCCGCGGTCCACTTCGAGTCTCCATGCATTCGCCATGCATTCTCTTGAAGCAACGGGACCACGGCAGGGGAACCACGACGGCGAGGCGACCGGGGGCTACGCAGGTCTTGGACGGTCGTCGGGAACGCTACGCACAACGACCACCCCTTCGATCGGGTACGAATCCGCCGCGCGGATCTCCCATCTGTTTGACGTTGATCCGTCAGCGACCCCGCCCGGGGAGCCGCACTGCCCTAAGCCAACCGCCAGCAGCCACCACCAGCCACCGCCAGCCACCGCCGGGGCCGCCGAACGACGGCCCCGACGGCCCTGGCGGCCCGCGTCAGCCCAACGCCCTGTTGAGCGCCGTGACGTTGACGCCGGGCTCGCCCAGCACACCCGCCGCGCGCCCCTCGGTGTGCGCCGAGACCAGCGCCCGGACGCGGTCCTCCGCCAGCCCCCGCGCCCTGGCCACGCGCGGCACCTGGAGGTCCGCGTACGCCGCGCTGATGTGCGGGTCGAGGCCGGACGCCGACGCCGTCACCGCGTCCTCGGGCACCCGGTCCGCCGGCACGCCCTCGCGCGCGGCGACGGCGGCCCGGCGCTCCGCGACCACCGCGTCCTGGCCGGCGTCGCGCTCGCCCTTGTTCGACCCGCCCGAGGCGGGCGGCGTCGCGGCGGACGGCCGGGTCCGGAACCACCGGTCGCCCTCCCGGTCCACGCCGACCAGCGCGGTGCCCACGGCCTCCGCGTTGGCGTGCAGCCCCGGCAGCCGGGACACGCCCCACACCGCCGCCGGGTACAGCACCCCGGTGAGCACGGTCAACGCCAGCAGGACGCGCAGTCCCGCCATCGCCTGCTTGCCGAAGTCGTCCACGGTGTCACCCGATCCCTGGGATGTGTCGCACGAGCAGGTCGATCAGCCAGATGCCGACGAACGGGGTCACGACCCCGCCGACGCCGTACACCAGCAGGTTGCGCCGCAGCAGCGCCGACGCGCCGGCCGGTGTGTACCGGACGCCCCGCAGCGCCAGCGGGATCAGCACCACGATGATCAGGGCGTTGAAGATCACCGCCGACAGGATCGCCGACTGCGGCGAACCCAGGCGCATGACGTCGAGCACGCCCAGCTGCGGGTGGATGGCCGCGAACATCGCGGGCAGGATCGCGAAGTACTTCGCCAGGTCGTTGGCCACGCTGAAGGTCGTCAGCGCGCCGCGGGTGATCAACAGCTGCTTGCCGACCGCCACGATCTCGATCAGCTTGGTGGGGTCGGAATCCAGGTCCACCATGTTCCCGGCCTCCTTCGCGGCCGAGGTGCCGGTGTTCATGGCCACGCCCACGTCCGCCCGCGCGAGCGCCGGCGCGTCGTTGGTGCCGTCGCCGGTCATCGCCACGAGCCGGCCGCCCTCCTGCTCGCGCCGGATCAGCGCCAGCTTGTCCTCGGGTTTGGCCTCGGCGAGGTGGTCGTCCACCCCGGCCTCCGCCGCGATCGCCCGAGCGGTCAGCGGGTTGTCACCGGTCACCATCACCGTGCGGATGCCCATCGCGCGCAGCTCGGCGAACCGCTCCCGCATGCCGGGCTTCACCACGTCGGACAGCCGGATGACGCCCAGCACCACGTCGTCCACCGCGACCACCAGGGGCGTGCCGCCCTGCGCGGCGATCCCGTCCACGACCTCGCGGACCGCCGGGTCCAGGGCGAACGCGCTCGCCGCGCCCTTGCGGACGCGCCGACCACCCAGGTCGACGCCGCTCACCCTGGTCTGCGCGGTGAACGGCACGAACTCGCCGTCCCGCTCCTCCTCCGCCGGCTCCGCCGCCCGGCCGTACCGGGACGCGCACAGCTCGACCACGCTGCGCCCCTCGGGGGTGTCGTCGGCGAGGCTCGACAGCCGCGCGGCGTCCACCAGGGCGTCCAGGTCCGCGCCGGGCGCCGGGATCAGCTCGGTGGCCCGCCGGTTGCCCCACGTGATGGTGCCGGTCTTGTCCAGCAGCAGCGTGTCGACGTCGCCGGCCGCCTCGACCGCCTTGCCGGAGGTGGCCAGCACGTTGCGCTGCACGAGCCGGTCCATGCCCGCGATGCCGATCGCCGACAGCAGCGCGCCGATGGTGGTCGGGATCAGGCACACCAGCAGCGCGGTCAGCACGATCACCGACTGCTCGCCGCCGGAGAAGACCGCGAACGGCTGCAACGCCAGGACCGCGAGCAGGAAGATGATCGTCAACGTGGACAGCAGGATGGTGAGCGCGACCTCGTTCGGCGTCTTCTGCCGCCGCGCGCCCTCCACCAGGGCGATCATGCGGTCCACGAAGGACTCGCCGGGCCGGGTGGTGATCCGCACGACGATCCGGTCGGACAGGACGGTCGTGCCGCCGGTCACCGCGCACCGGTCGCCACCGGACTCGCGGATCACCGGCGCGGACTCGCCCGTGATGGCCGACTCGTCCACGGTGGCGATGCCCTCGACCACGTCGCCGTCGCCGGGGATCACCTCGCCCGCCTCGACCACCACCAGGTCGCCGACCGCCAGCTCCGCGCCGGCGACGGTGCGGCCGTCGGCCAAGCGCGCGACCGCGTCCTTCCTGGTCTGCCGCAACGAGTCGGCCTGCGCCTTGCCGCGCCCCTCGGCGACGGCCTCGGCGAGGTTCGCGAACAGCACCGTGGCCCACAGCCACAGCGCCACCGCGACGGTGAACGCGCTCGGGTCGGTGACCGCGAACACCGTGACCAGCAGCGAGCCCACCCACACCACGAACATGACGGGGTTGCGCGCCTGGTGGCGCGGGTCGCACTTGCGCAGCGCGTCCGGCAGCGACGTCAGCAGCTGCCGCGGGGTGAACGCCCCGGCCGCGACCCGGCGGGCCGGTGCGTGGGCGGACCGGTCGCCGGTCGCCGGGTCCGTCCCCTGTGGACGGTTGATGGTGTCGATCACAGCAGGGCCTCCGCGATGGGA
Coding sequences:
- the kdpB gene encoding potassium-transporting ATPase subunit KdpB, whose product is MIDTINRPQGTDPATGDRSAHAPARRVAAGAFTPRQLLTSLPDALRKCDPRHQARNPVMFVVWVGSLLVTVFAVTDPSAFTVAVALWLWATVLFANLAEAVAEGRGKAQADSLRQTRKDAVARLADGRTVAGAELAVGDLVVVEAGEVIPGDGDVVEGIATVDESAITGESAPVIRESGGDRCAVTGGTTVLSDRIVVRITTRPGESFVDRMIALVEGARRQKTPNEVALTILLSTLTIIFLLAVLALQPFAVFSGGEQSVIVLTALLVCLIPTTIGALLSAIGIAGMDRLVQRNVLATSGKAVEAAGDVDTLLLDKTGTITWGNRRATELIPAPGADLDALVDAARLSSLADDTPEGRSVVELCASRYGRAAEPAEEERDGEFVPFTAQTRVSGVDLGGRRVRKGAASAFALDPAVREVVDGIAAQGGTPLVVAVDDVVLGVIRLSDVVKPGMRERFAELRAMGIRTVMVTGDNPLTARAIAAEAGVDDHLAEAKPEDKLALIRREQEGGRLVAMTGDGTNDAPALARADVGVAMNTGTSAAKEAGNMVDLDSDPTKLIEIVAVGKQLLITRGALTTFSVANDLAKYFAILPAMFAAIHPQLGVLDVMRLGSPQSAILSAVIFNALIIVVLIPLALRGVRYTPAGASALLRRNLLVYGVGGVVTPFVGIWLIDLLVRHIPGIG
- a CDS encoding AfsR/SARP family transcriptional regulator; its protein translation is MGVRIALLGEVTAHVRGQRVELGPAKQRCVLAALAVDLNRAVSADRLAERVWGADQPRRARATLSSYVSRLRQLTAEVRVERRAGGYALVADEDVVDLHRFRRLCARAAGGGDERTAAVLSEALELWRGEPLGGLEGDWASAERDRLRQERLRAECELTDALLRLGRGEGLVAELSARAAEHPLDERVAAQYMLALYRGGRAADALEHYRRVHARLVAELGVEPGAALRELHRRVLAGDPALSGVARASAAVPRGLPAPPAPFVGRRDELDRLDAALDQAGGTVVISAIAGAGGIGKTWLALHWAHRHLDRFPDGQLFADLRGFSPDGAPLATEAVLRGFLDALGADRARVPVDPHARAALFRSLVADKRVLIVLDNAADTAQVADLLPGGASCTVLVTSRNRLTGLIAGHSAHHLPLDVLTDAEARALLADRLGADRVAAEPAAVAELIGLCGGFPLALGIVAAHAVAGLPLAELVADLRESGLGALDDDDPAASLPAVFSWSYRALTADQARLFALLGAAPGPDIGLPAAASLAGLPSARTRALLRGLEQASLVARDGAGRYRMHDLIRRFAADRAAGHDVDAALRRLADFYLRTAHAGNLLLHPYVTPIDLDPPEPGSRPQPLADDAAALAWFDAEHANLLATVDAAAAGGRHRVVWQLAWAMNTYHFRRGNRHDQWALWRAGLAAAQRLGDPAAQLLAHRMLGRASADVDRPEEAMRHLYQALALAEETGARADQAHTHHALTWSWVQADDHERALEHAMRALEIHRTLGNPAWQADTLNAVGWCAAQLGRHDFAREHCRAALTLQRAHGDREGEADTLDSLGFIDHRTGAHEDAVRHFAAAVDLYRAVDNTYQAVNTLDRLAESLLALGRTDEARTTWQEAESLYRSQQRAQEADAVRQRLATLDHESDAPST
- a CDS encoding potassium-transporting ATPase subunit C, whose translation is MAGLRVLLALTVLTGVLYPAAVWGVSRLPGLHANAEAVGTALVGVDREGDRWFRTRPSAATPPASGGSNKGERDAGQDAVVAERRAAVAAREGVPADRVPEDAVTASASGLDPHISAAYADLQVPRVARARGLAEDRVRALVSAHTEGRAAGVLGEPGVNVTALNRALG